Proteins encoded together in one Arvicanthis niloticus isolate mArvNil1 chromosome 7, mArvNil1.pat.X, whole genome shotgun sequence window:
- the Ccdc117 gene encoding coiled-coil domain-containing protein 117 isoform X1 produces MAALGRPFSGLPLSGSADFLQPPPAFAGRAFPPGAAGHDLAPRPGVRAPSSPVGRAARGRVSIHCRKKQKRLAEDDECPVRKKRLIEAELGAVGDEWVLGTQQGHGVNTCPSDLSVPSMLDAVCEEMDQTTGEPQFEVARRRLQEIEDRYRQIIDEDEEVESDRNVSHLPSLILSDTMKTGLKREFDEVFTKMIESMSRPSMELVLWKPLPELLCEKPKPSSNPKNYMGGSQTKHAATGTAFPQRTELLLEPQCTDTPPLYHSLETAASTEEEMEL; encoded by the exons ATGGCAGCCCTCGGCCGCCCCTTTAGCGGCCTCCCTCTGAGCGGCAGCGCGGACTTCCTGCAGCCGCCGCCGGCCTTCGCGGGCCGGGCCTTCCCGCCAGGAGCCGCCGGCCATGACCTGGCCCCGCGGCCCGGTGTCCGCGCACCGAGCAGCCCGGTCGGGAGAGCAGCGCGCGGACG TGTTTCCATTCACtgtagaaagaaacagaagcGATTGGCGGAGGATGATGA aTGTCCAGTAAGAAAGAAGCGACTGATTGAAGCTGAACTCGGTGCAGTTGGTGATGAATGGGTTCTTGGCACACAGCAGGGTCATGGGGTAAACACATGTCCTAGTGACCTTTCTGTGCCCAGCATGCTAGATGCTGTTTGTGAAGAAATGGATCAGACAACTGGAGAACCACAGTTTGAAGTTGCCCGAAGGAGGCTTCAAGAGATTGAGGACAGGTACCGACA GATAATTGATGAAGATGAAGAGGTTGAAAGTGACAGAAATGTTAGCCACCTCCCAAGTCTTATCCTTTCTGACACCATGAAAACGGGTTTGAAGAGGGAATTTGATGAAGTCTTCACAAAGATGATTGAGTCTAT GAGCCGTCCTTCCATGGAGCTTGTGCTCTGGAAACCTCTCCCTGAACTCCTTTGTGAGAAGCCAAAGCCATCATCTAACCCCAAGAACTACATGGGAGGGAGCCAAACAAAGCACGCAGCTACGGGCACTGCCTTCCCACAGAGAACGGAACTGTTGCTGGAACCTCAGTGCACAGACACGCCGCCGCTTTACCATAGTCTGGAGACAGCTGCTAGcacagaggaggagatggagctCTAG
- the Ccdc117 gene encoding coiled-coil domain-containing protein 117 isoform X2, with protein sequence MAALGRPFSGLPLSGSADFLQPPPAFAGRAFPPGAAGHDLAPRPGVRAPSSPVGRAARGRVSIHCRKKQKRLAEDDECPVRKKRLIEAELGAVGDEWVLGTQQGHGVNTCPSDLSVPSMLDAVCEEMDQTTGEPQFEVARRRLQEIEDRIIDEDEEVESDRNVSHLPSLILSDTMKTGLKREFDEVFTKMIESMSRPSMELVLWKPLPELLCEKPKPSSNPKNYMGGSQTKHAATGTAFPQRTELLLEPQCTDTPPLYHSLETAASTEEEMEL encoded by the exons ATGGCAGCCCTCGGCCGCCCCTTTAGCGGCCTCCCTCTGAGCGGCAGCGCGGACTTCCTGCAGCCGCCGCCGGCCTTCGCGGGCCGGGCCTTCCCGCCAGGAGCCGCCGGCCATGACCTGGCCCCGCGGCCCGGTGTCCGCGCACCGAGCAGCCCGGTCGGGAGAGCAGCGCGCGGACG TGTTTCCATTCACtgtagaaagaaacagaagcGATTGGCGGAGGATGATGA aTGTCCAGTAAGAAAGAAGCGACTGATTGAAGCTGAACTCGGTGCAGTTGGTGATGAATGGGTTCTTGGCACACAGCAGGGTCATGGGGTAAACACATGTCCTAGTGACCTTTCTGTGCCCAGCATGCTAGATGCTGTTTGTGAAGAAATGGATCAGACAACTGGAGAACCACAGTTTGAAGTTGCCCGAAGGAGGCTTCAAGAGATTGAGGACAG GATAATTGATGAAGATGAAGAGGTTGAAAGTGACAGAAATGTTAGCCACCTCCCAAGTCTTATCCTTTCTGACACCATGAAAACGGGTTTGAAGAGGGAATTTGATGAAGTCTTCACAAAGATGATTGAGTCTAT GAGCCGTCCTTCCATGGAGCTTGTGCTCTGGAAACCTCTCCCTGAACTCCTTTGTGAGAAGCCAAAGCCATCATCTAACCCCAAGAACTACATGGGAGGGAGCCAAACAAAGCACGCAGCTACGGGCACTGCCTTCCCACAGAGAACGGAACTGTTGCTGGAACCTCAGTGCACAGACACGCCGCCGCTTTACCATAGTCTGGAGACAGCTGCTAGcacagaggaggagatggagctCTAG